One Algoriphagus sp. Y33 genomic window, ACGACATTACGAAAGCAACGTCAAAGGTGTACACAATGACTCCATTGCTGCGAAATACTGGACGGATTATAGCAACTACGGTGTGCTTCCTTACAGACGGGGATGCATCTACGCTTTTTACCTTGATAACCAGATCAGGTTAGCGTCGAATGGAAAATTCACCATTAGGAATATGCTACTTGACCTGTATGAGTTTAGAAAGGAAAAAAAGCAGGATGAGGTGTTAACGGTTGATGATTTTATCAACATAGGTGCAACATACCTGGATAAAAAAGAGCTGGAAGAGCAGATAGCACATTATATGATAGCAGGACAGCCCATTGATTTTAATACTATAAAACTTATTCATGAATTTAGTATTGAATTCAACGATAATATACCGAAAGTAAGCTTAACTGAGAATGCCGATCTGTCAAAAATATATCAATGGTGATGACAATAGTACACAGTAATTTAACCATATAAAATTAACGATTATTTTAAACAGATTTAAAAATGAAAAACAAACTAACAGGAAACAGATATATAATGGATGTAGGCGTTTTGAAAACCGAACTCTACTTCGAAACTGATGAATCCATGGTCTTTACTGTAATAGAAGGAGGAGGTTTAACCGAAACCGGTTATGTAGAGAAGGTAGAGACTACCATTGCTGAAGTTCGTCCGCAGGTATATATGGTGGCATGGAAGGAAATATCCGGTGCTACCGTAACGCATGTGGAAGATCATGAAAATGGCATCATCTATAGCAATGCAACCTTGCCGGATGGTAGTTTTTATACCATGAAAGGAACAATTAAGCCATCATAGAATTAAAGATTGGAAGAAAATGGAATTAATAGAAGCATTACAATGGCGGTATGCCACCAAGAAATATAGTAGCAAAAGAGTATCTGAAGACATATTGGAAAGGATCATCACGGCGATCAACCTTTCCGCATCTTCATTTGGAATCCAACCCTATAAGATTTTGATAGTTGAAAACCCTGATGTAAGGAAAAAATTGAGTGCCTATTCATTTAATCCACAAATTACAGAAGCTTCCCGCTTATTGGTATTCGCCGCATTCGATTCGATCAAACCGGAGACAATTGAAAAGTACATTGAGTTGATTTCCAAGGAGCGTGAAATACCTGTGGAGAGTTTGGCAGTCTTCAAGGAAAAAGCACTGAATGGATTATTACTGAAAACTGACGAAGAAAATGTTATTTGGGCGACAAAACAGGCTTACATCGCTTTGGGTACCGGATTGATAGCCGCAGCAGCGGAAAAGGTTGACGCAACACCTATGGAAGGGTTTAACCCGGAGCATTTTGATGAGTTGTTGGGATTAAAAGAAAAGGGGTTGAAAAGTGTTGTGTTGATGGCATTGGGTTATCGTGATGAAGAAAATGATTCCAATGCCCTGCTGAAAAAAGTAAGGTGGCCAAAAGAAGATTTTGTGATAACCATTAAATAAACAGTAAGGAATTCAAAATATTTTAAAGTGAATTTGAATATGCAGTCAAACAAAATAGTCTATAATCCTATTCGCATTGGTTACAGCCTTTCACTTTCCGGTCCAGTGGCAGAGAATACAAAAGCAGTAATGCTAGCACACAGCATTTGGGAAGAAGACATCAACAGTAAAGGAGGGCTTCTTGGTCGTAAAGTAGAATTGGTCTGTTACAACGACAATGGAGATCCTTTACAAGTATACGATAGCTATAAAAAGCTTTTGGATGAGGATAAAGTAGATTTGGTTATTGGAGGTTATGGAACCAATACTATTGCAGCTTCGATGCCCATTATTATGGAGCGTAAACGTTTTTTGGTCGGACTGATGGGGTTAGGGGTTAATTTAAACCTGAAATACGCGAATTATTTTGCGATGATTCCTACAGGCCCAAAGCCTAATTCAACGCTTACGGAAGGCTTTTTTGCCCTTGCAGCTTCCCAAAGGCCTAAACCTCTCACCG contains:
- a CDS encoding NAD(P)H-dependent oxidoreductase codes for the protein MELIEALQWRYATKKYSSKRVSEDILERIITAINLSASSFGIQPYKILIVENPDVRKKLSAYSFNPQITEASRLLVFAAFDSIKPETIEKYIELISKEREIPVESLAVFKEKALNGLLLKTDEENVIWATKQAYIALGTGLIAAAAEKVDATPMEGFNPEHFDELLGLKEKGLKSVVLMALGYRDEENDSNALLKKVRWPKEDFVITIK